A DNA window from Pongo abelii isolate AG06213 chromosome 2, NHGRI_mPonAbe1-v2.0_pri, whole genome shotgun sequence contains the following coding sequences:
- the TADA3 gene encoding transcriptional adapter 3 (The RefSeq protein has 2 substitutions compared to this genomic sequence) yields the protein MSELKDCPLQFHDFKSVDHLKVCPRYTAVLARSEDDGIGIEELDTLQLELETLLSSASRRLRVLEAETQILTDWQDKKGDRRFLKLGRDHELGAPPKHGKPKKQKLEGKAGHGPGPGPGRPKSKNLQPKVQEYEFTDDPIDVPRIPKNDAPNRFWASVEPYCADITSEEVRTLEELLKPPEDEAEHYKIPPLGKHYSQRWAQEDLLEEQKDGARAAAVADKKKGLMGPLTELDTKDVDALPKKSEAQHEQPEDGCPFGALTQRLLQALVEENIISPMEDSPIPDMSGKESGADGASTSPRNQNKPFSVPHTKSLESRIKEELIAQGLLESEDRPAEDSEDEVLAELRKRQAELKALSAHNRTKKHDLLRLAKEEVSRQELRQRVRMADNEVMDAFRKIMAARQKKRTPTKKEKDQAWKTLKERESILKLLDG from the exons ATGAGTGAGTTGAAAGACTGCCCCTTGCAGTTCCACGACTTCAAGTCTGTGGATCACCTGAAGGTCTGTCCCCGCTACACGGCAGTGCTGGCGCGCTCCGAGGATGATGGCATCGGCATCGAGGAGCTGGACACCCTGCAGCTGGAGCTGGAGACCCTGCTGTCTTCTGCCAGCCGGCGCCTGCGTGTGCTTGAGGCCGAAACCCAG ATCCTCACCGACTGGCAGGATAAGAAAGGTGACCGACGATTCCTGAAGCTGGGTCGAGACCATGAACTTGGAGCTCCCCCCAAACATGGGAAGCCCAAGAAGCAGAAACTGGAAGGGAAGGCGGGACATGGGCCGGGCCCTGGCCCAGGACGGCCCAAATCCAAAAACCTTCAGCCCAAGATCCAGGAATATGAATTCACTGATGACCCTATCGACGTGCCACGGATCCCCAAAAATGATGCCCCCAACAG GTTCTGGGCTTCAGTGGAGCCCTACTGTGCTGACATCACCAGCGAGGAGGTCCGCACACTTGAGGAGTTACTGAAGCCACCAGAAGATGAGGCTGAGCATTACAAG ATCCCACCCCTGGGGAAGCACTACTCCCAGCGCTGGGCCCAGGAAGACCTGCTGGAGGAGCAGAAAGATGGGGCCCGGGCAGCGGCCGTGGCTGACAAGAAGAAAGGCCTCATGGGGCCACTGACCGAACTGGACACTAAAG ATGTGGATGCCCTGCTGAAGAAGTCTGAGGCCCAGCATGAACAGCCGGAAGATGGATGCCCCTTTGGTGCCCTGACGCAACGCCTCCTGCAGGCCCTGGTGGAG gaaaatattatttccccTATGGAGGATTCTCCTATTCCTGACATGTCTGGGAAAGAATCAGGGGCTGATGGGGCAAGCACCTCCCCTCGCAATCAGAACAAGCCCTTCAG TGTGCCGCATACTAAGTCCCTGGAGAGCCGCATCAAGGAGGAGCTAATTGCCCAGGGCCTTTTGGAGTCTGAGGACCGCCCCGCAGAGGACTCCGAGGATGAAGTCCTTGCTGAGCTGCGCAAACGGCAGGCTGAGCTGAAGGCACTTAGTGCCCACAACCGCACCAAGAAGCACGACCTGCTGAG GCTGGCAAAGGAGGAGGTGAGCCGGCAGGAGCTGAGGCAGCGGGTGCGCATGGCTGACAACGAGGTCATGGACGCCTTTCGCAAGATCATGGCTGCCCGGCAGAAGAAGCGGACTCCCACCAAGAAAGAAAAGGACCAGGCCTGGAAGACTCTGAAGGAGCGCGAGAGCATCCTGAAGCTGCTGGATGGGTAG